A window of Daphnia carinata strain CSIRO-1 chromosome 5, CSIRO_AGI_Dcar_HiC_V3, whole genome shotgun sequence genomic DNA:
aaataatcgaaatcggcgattaaagtggaaaaaaattaatttttaatcgcgattatttttcgattatttagcgacatctatgaacggtagatgagactatatgaaagtctactcatagctttgtcatttttgtagcagacacttttttttaaattttcacttgtttcaattttttcaatttaaacaatggcaagttattttcttactgctagatggcggtcaaaataatcggaaaaacaatcgctaagaaatttaatcgccgatcaaattttttcaacagacgaatgatcgccgatcatttttttgcgattatcgacggctaccgataatcgctcaagaaataatcggacggcaagtctgaGAATAATGGTATAATGAGGTTTTAGGTGTGTTAagcttttttttgtaaattagCTGGTCAGCattcaatatttttgtataagtttttaatttgaaagTGTTTTTTCCACCAATGTTGAATTCTAACTACACAGAGGCAAAAGTTTTTAAATAGTCTCCTAGTTTCTGTATatagaaaattattttccctttttaatcTATTTTCAGCCAAAATAAGATAATGACAAAGCAGGCAAAAAGTGATTTTGAATATTTGTAGTTGACAGAGTATGAACTGGCAATTGCAAGTCATTTAGTGGACCCTGAAAGCATTCCTGTATCCTGGAATGATGTTGCTGGTCTGGATAGTGTGGTACAGGAGCTGCATGACACAATTATATTACCCATCAAAAGTCAAAAGCCATTTCCAAGCCAACTGCTGCAGCCTCCAAAAGGTTCTTAGATCTtgtgaagatttttttttgtaattggTTCTTCTatataatttgataaaaattatatataggTATGCTCTTGCATGGACCTCCAGGGTGTGGAAAAACTATGGTATCTATTTCTAACATAAAGAGATCTGGTTCCtcttcatattttttgtttgttctctaTTCTAGGTGGCCAAAGCCACTGCAAAGGAAGCTGGAATGAGATTTATAAACTTGGATGCTTCAGTACTAACtgacaaggtaaaaaaaaaagtttaatgTAGCAAAAGAatattactttaaaaaaaaatcacaaaatttttcaaattgcaaatGGTATGGTGAGAGCCAAAAACTAGCAACAGCGGTTTTTTCGTTGGCTGTAAAAATTCAACCTTGCATCATTTTCATCGACGAAATTGATTCTCTCCTTCGTTCCAGGTAATTGAATCAAGTTTTTGCTCTAAATATGGTGATgagcttttttctttgttcaagAGATTCAAAAGACCATGAAACGACCGCTATGGTGAAGGCCCTTTTCATGTCGCACTGGGTATAGTAGTTGTCATAAGCATTCTCTGACTTACTATAATTCTGTCGCAACCGCCGCTCTTGGGTATACAATCGGCCACGACTAACACATGATTTTTCATTGGATATCGCAAAGAATGTGTCATAATTCTATAATAGGGAAGAATGTTGGCACATCCTTTACGGTAATTAAGAAAGAGCGATTTCTAGGGTACACCCCAGATAAGGCGCTTCTGGTCAATCGTAATGGATTAAACTCCGATTGTATGTCCCGCAATAGAGAATTTATTCATTAGTCTTGTTTTCGTCTTCGTACGCAGGATGGCCTAACAACagacaataacaaaaataccGTCGGTTAGTAGAACGTTCTAGGTTTTTAATAAACTAATGAATAGTAGAATAATTGATTTTCTGTTGTCCTCACGAAAGTTGTATTAGGTGCAACGAACCGACCTCAGGACGTCGATAAAGCTATCTTACGTCGAATGCCTGCATCTTTCTTCATAGGACTTCCGGTATATCATGCCAGGATTTGTAGAAcaaatttattaatttttttgaaatgtaaatCTTTTTGGATCTGAACTGTGCAGGGTACAGAACAGCGTCGGCAGATTGCGCAAACAATCTTGAAAAACGAACGCTTAGCTAcaggtacaaaaaaaaccaccCGTTTTTTTGTGAGAATTCAGTTAATTCTGTTATTAGACGTCGATCTGGAACAGCTGGCAACGTTAACTGAAGGTTTTTCGGGCTCGGACATCAGAGAAGTTTGTCGAGCGGCGGCTGTTTATGGAATGCGTGACAGTTTGAAAAGTGCGACCAACGATACCCTCGTCGAAGAATGTATCACCATGGGAAACTTCTTGCAGGCGTTTGTGAAATTGCGTGAATCAAATCCCGCATCGATTTAGATTAAATGTCTAGGAGCGACGAAAATAAACTTCGTTCCGGTACAAAATTgtagggaatttttttttttactagatTGATGAATGCAGTATTGCTTGAATGTATTGTCCAATATATAATCGACACAATGTACATGCGCTTGGTAAATCTAACTCAAATGCGAAAAAGTCGGTAAATAATTCACACAATAAAAATGGCTTTAAAAGTACAAAGAAAGAAGGTCAACCCGCAAGAGGCATAACAACGTTAAAAATCGGTAAGTAACCGAGAAGGCTGCCCATCACAAATTGAAATGCTGTACAGTAATTCACCAGATTGAACCACGAGGCACCCacagaatttttgtttgttcctaaaataattttttaaaaagcgcatttaaggcaaattagacagaaaatgaaatgctaATTGGGACGAAAACTAACCTGTTCGACTACTGCAGACACTTGCGTACACAAACACGCCAAATTGCCACCTGCTGGTATTACGGCTGTAGAACAAAGAACAATGCACAAAAAGGTTAGTCGAAGCACTATTAAAATACAAGACGTCTCCATGGCAACTTGGAAGTCAatgggcaaaataaaaaacagtgaATTACCTGATATGAGATGACGATGCTCAGCTTCCACTTTGATGACATGCTCATACATTTCTTTAGCTGCTTTAGCTGCCGTTTTGTCGGATGGCACGCGAGTGTCTTTGACCTCACGGACATGTTTAACTGACTTGAACttcaaaagaataataatcGGGAAACAATGTCGGTTATGCAATCGCGACACGGCATTTAAAGAAACGTCCAATACGCCATGCAAGTTCTTTTCGCCAACACTTTGAACTGCAGATACGGTAATGCATTCATAATGCGTTCCTTTTCGTCGATACtcaataaaattattttcatccAGGTTTTTCTCCATGTACGATTCAGGGTAAGGCATTAGCTCTGGCATTACGCGAACGAATTTTCGCGGAAATTCTTGGACGAGTTTGTCAACTACATAGTCCGAGAGTGGCCCTACTATTATAACGGGGCGTATTTCTTTGCAATCATATCTTTCAACTTGAGCATATGAAACAGGACGCGGAGGAACGGTTTCCTATTTGTTTAAATAATTGCAATCAACTCATATGTATAGCAGATATGGCAGTACTATTTTCTACCTGGACGTAGATAGAAGAGAGGCCTAAACCCTCTGAAGATCCTAACTGTAGGCTTGCGTCGGAAAAACTTGCAATCTCCTTTGAATCTCGGGATGAGCTACGAGTGTGCTTCCTCCTCCTAAAAAAACTGCGTCGCGCTGACGTTGATGAACGCCGTGATTCGTGATCCAAATCAGCCAAGCTCGATCGCTGTAGAagttcttcttcaattttataCTTTGACGGTATAACACCACATCGAATTTTGCGACCTTCATTATCAACTAGCCATGCTCTCCACAATCCTACGGCAACAAAATTGTAAAACCCATATTTTTTCTAGTCATtgacaaacagaaaatgttccCAATTTTTGTAGACAAAGAGCAAACATTACCTGGAACACCATTAAACATGGTGTTATCGATATGAAGAATATCGTCTCGACGGAAGCCGAGTTCCATTTGTTCGTGACTATCGAAAGCCATTTTATCAAACTGTGCTCGAACGTAGAAGCTATCGCCAGGCTGTTCAGCGATTTCCCGATAGCGCTCCATGTCATGTTGGACAACCAGCGTCACCTTTTCCGTGGGTTTCGCTAGCTCGTACGCCGCTTGTTCAGCCGTTGAATCTCGTAGGTTAACGCTGTTGAACTCAAGAATCCGGTCACCACAACGCAAACCAGCCTACAAAAAAAGGTAGTTGATGacattttaactttttttttagcttttgtaATCCACGACAGTAAAAGGTTTGAATAAAACTTTGTTTATCCAAGGGAGATTTTTTATAATGCATGTGCCAAACGAAGCATACCTTAAAAGCTGGTGAATCATTTTGGACGGCATGGATGAAAATTCCCACAGCGTTCCC
This region includes:
- the LOC130696509 gene encoding outer mitochondrial transmembrane helix translocase-like isoform X1, whose translation is MNGGTKFSIVLQIAVASGFYFAVKWMVDQLDPTNGKKNKAKQQAQALMTKLRIKTNVQLTEYELAIASHLVDPESIPVSWNDVAGLDSVVQELHDTIILPIKSQKPFPSQLLQPPKGMLLHGPPGCGKTMVAKATAKEAGMRFINLDASVLTDKWYGESQKLATAVFSLAVKIQPCIIFIDEIDSLLRSRDSKDHETTAMVKALFMSHWDGLTTDNNKNTVVVLGATNRPQDVDKAILRRMPASFFIGLPGTEQRRQIAQTILKNERLATDVDLEQLATLTEGFSGSDIREVCRAAAVYGMRDSLKSATNDTLVEECITMGNFLQAFVKLRESNPASI
- the LOC130696509 gene encoding outer mitochondrial transmembrane helix translocase-like isoform X2 — translated: MNGGTKFSIVLQIAVASGFYFAVKWMVDQLDPTNGKKNKAKQQAQALMTKLRIKTNVQLTEYELAIASHLVDPESIPVSWNDVAGLDSVVQELHDTIILPIKSQKPFPSQLLQPPKGMLLHGPPGCGKTMVAKATAKEAGMRFINLDASVLTDKDGLTTDNNKNTVVVLGATNRPQDVDKAILRRMPASFFIGLPGTEQRRQIAQTILKNERLATDVDLEQLATLTEGFSGSDIREVCRAAAVYGMRDSLKSATNDTLVEECITMGNFLQAFVKLRESNPASI